GCTTCTCCAGCGCCGCGAGGGTGCGCAGGTAGGCCACGCCGCCGCCGGGGACGATGCCCTCCTCCACGGCCGCGCGGGTCGCGTGCAGGGCGTCCTCGACGCGCGCCTTCTTCTCCTTCATCTCCGTCTCGGTCGCCGCGCCCACGTGGATGACCGCCACGCCGCCGGCCAGCTTCGCCAGCCGCTCCTGCAGCTTCTCGCGGTCGTAGTCGCTCGTGGTCGTCTCCGTCTGCGAGCGGATGAGCTTGATGCGGCCCTCGATCTCCTCGCGCTTGCCCGCGCCGTCGACGATCGTGGTGTTGTCCTTGTCGATGGTGATGCGCTTGGCGCGGCCCAGATCGTTGAGCGACAGGGCGTCATACTTGTGGCCCAGCTCCTCGCTCACCACCGTGCCGCCCGTGAGGGTGGCGATGTCCTTGAGCAGCTCCTTGCGACGGTCACCGAAGCCCGGCGCCTTCACCGCCGCCACGTTGAGCACGCCGCGGATCTTGTTCACCACCAGCGTGGCCAGCGCCTCGCCCTCCACGTCCTCGGCGATGATGAGCAAGGGCTTACCCGAGCGCGCCACCTGCTCGAGGATGGGGATCATGTCCTGCATCGACGAGACCTTCTTCTCGCTGATGAGGATGTAGGCGTCGTCGAGCACCGTCTCCATGCGCTCGCGGTTGGTCACGAAGTAGGGCGAGAGGTAGCCGCGGTCGAACTGCATGCCCTCGACGACGTCCAGGGTGGTCTCCAGGCCCTTGGCCTCCTCCACCGTGATGACGCCCTCCTTGCCCACCTTCTCCATGGCGTCGGCGATGATGTTGCCGATCGTCTCGTCGCCGTTGGCGGAGATGGTGCCCACCTGGGCGATGGCCTTCTTGTCGGCGGTGCTCTTGGAGAGCTTCTTCAGCTCCGCCACCACCACCTCGACCGCCTTGTCGATGCCGCGCTTGAGGTCCATCGGGCTGTGGCCGGCGGCCACCAGCTTCAGGCCCTCCTCATAGATGGCGCGCGCGAGCACCGTCGCCGTCGTGGTGCCGTCACCCGCCTTGTCACTGGTCTTGGAGGCCACCTCCTTGACCATCTGGGCGCCCATGTTCTCGAACTTGTTCTCGAGATCGATCTCCTTGGCGACCGTCACACCGTCCTTGGTCACCGTGGGCGAGCCGAACGACTTCTCGATGACCACGTTGCGGCCCTTGGGGCCGAGCGTCACCGCCACCGCGTCCGAGAGGATCCGCACACCGCGCAGAATCGCCTCGCGCGCCGACTGGTGGAAGAAAATCTCCTTCGCTGCCATCGTTAACCTCCTGAAAAGATTGAAGAATGTACGTCGGGGCCAGGAGCCCTTGAGTTAGCACTCGGCCCAGGCGAGCGCCAAAATAAGAGACGGTCCGGGCTTGTCAACACGGAACGGTTGGCATGTGGGGGAGCGGACGGCCGGCGGGACGCACGGGCGCCCCAGGCGCTACTCGGCGAAGCGCACCAGGTTGAGCAGCTGGTTGAAGTCCAGGGGCTTCTCCAGGGTCATCGCCACGCCCTTGCGCAGGCCCTTGTCCTGCACGTTGCCGTCGGCGTTGCCCGTCATGAGGATGACGGAGGTGCCCTGGTGCCGGGGGTCCGCCTTGAGCATCCCGGTGAACTGGATGCCGTCCATGTGGGGCATCCGGTAGTCACTGATGATGAGCCCCACGTCATGGCGCTCGAGGATGTCCAGGGCCTGCAGGGCATCGGACGCGGAATAGACGGTGTACCCGTGCTTCTCGAGGAAGCGCGAGAGCAGGGTGCACAGCTCGACATCATCATCCACGACCAGAATGTTCACGGACCCTTATGAGCGGTGTGCGGAGGGGGCGGAAGGTAACAGCCGAGAGCTACGTTGACAACGCGCGGAAGGGATTCGTATGTCGCCGAGCATGGGGAAGCGGACGTCGAAGCGGGCGCCGGCGGATTGGGAGGCCCGGCTCGAGGGGGTGGCGGCGGCCTTCGACCGGGGCGCCCACCAGGAGGCCCTGGCCGGAGCGGACGCGCTGCTGGCCGAGGACGACTCCCTGGCCGAGGCCCTGCACTGGCGCGCGGCGGCCCTCACCGAGCTGGGACGGCTCGACGAGGCCCTGGAGACCTACTCGCGCGCCGTGAAGGTCGCCCCGGATGACCTGGAGCTGCTGCTGTCGGCCACTGAATGCCTGGTGGGTCGGGTGGGAGACGATCGCGAGGCGGTGGAGGACGGGCTGGCCCTGTGCGCCCGCGGACGCAAGCTCGCCCAGCGCGCCGGGGACGTCGAGCTGCTCTTCGAGTTCCTCTTGTGGGAGGGCATTGGACTCAATCAGGTAGGGGAATGTGCGCGAGCCCTGACGAGCCTGGAGGCGGCGCTCGGGCATGTGCCGCGCTCGGTGGAGGCGAGGCTGGAGCGGGCCATTGCCCTGTTCGAGTTGTGCCGCTTCGGCGAGGCGGAGGCGGCGCTCGAGGAGCTCCTGGGCGATGCCCCGGACGAGCCATGGGCCCACCACTACCTGGGGCTGCTGGCGGAGCGGCGGGGAGATGGGAAGGCGGCGCTCGGGCACTTCACGAGGGCGCGCGCCCTCGCGCCCGAGGAGTTCCCGCCCCCGGTGGAGTTGGGGGAAGAGGCGTTCGACAAGGCCGTCGAGGACGCGGTGAAGGCGCTGCCAGGGCACGTGAAGGAGTACCTGGACAACGTGACACTCGCGGTGGAGGAGATTCCCAAGGATGAGGATCTGATGGGCGAGTCCCCTCCCCTCTCCCCGTGCATCCTGGGGGTGTTCCGGGGAACGCCGGTGGGCGAGCGCCACAGCATCCTGGGCACGTTCGACCCCTACCCGGCCTCCATCGTGCTGTACCAGAAGAACCTGGAGCGCTTCGCGAAGACGCGCGAGGAGCTCATCGAGCAGATCGGCATCACGGTGATGCACGAGGTCGGACACTTGATGGGGCTCGACGAGGAGGACCTGTGGCAGCGGGGGCTGGACTGAGACGCGGGCGTTGACGGGGGAGCGCGCTCGTGGCGGTAATCGCGCGCGGTAGGACCACTGGACCTGGTGGCTGGCCCGGTCTTCAAAACCGGTGGGGGGCATGGAGACATGTCCCCGGGAGGTTCGATTCCTCTGTCCTACCGACCTTTTTCCCCTCTGAATAAGGGCGGTTGCGGCGGGTGAGTCATCGGACGCAAGTGTTCGCCGACGTTCGGGGGCGTCCGTTTGATTACGTCCCTTTTACGTCCCTGGTGAGCGCCTCTCCTCCTCTTTCATCCCTCATCGGGAAGTTGCCTTGAAGCAATGATGCCGCGCATGCCCCCTGTGCTCGCACGGAAACAGGCCGGTGCAGTCCGCCAAGATACCGGGGCTTACGACGCGTGAGGGGTCAAAGCGCAGCACGGCCACGCGGGGGCGCCCGGTTCAAGGTCGCTGACGCGCCGCCAGGGGCGGTGCCCTCCGGGCAATCTGTGAGCCGGCCAGCTCGCGCACGGCACGCGCACGACGCCCTCCCCCGCTGCTGCGGGGAATGGCTGGGGCCACCCGCCACGGGCGGCTGGAAGAAGACGGATTGGGCCTGGGTAACGTAGGGCGAGCGTGGACGAGGCCGACCTGAACTGCACATCGAGTCCGCTGTCCAGGTGAGACACCGACAATGGGGATGGAAGCAATCCTTCCTCCCTGGAGGCCTCTGACACAACGGACGGGCGGAGCGCTAAGCGCCCGGACATCAATTCTGTCTACCTGCCCCGCCCCCGGAGAGGTAGCGCAGCAGGAGCCTCACGCCGAAGGTGTACAACATTCATGTCCGGGGGCTTAGTGTGCTTGGCGCCGTACAGCAGCCGCTCGGAGTGCCGATGCCTCGGAACGGCGCGGTTGCCAGCCCAGCTCGCGGGTGCCAAGTACCTCCGAGCTGGGGCTGAGGAGGAGCAATCCTCCTCCTCAAAGTTCCCAGGGGCGCCGCAAGCAGCGGCTGCCCACGCTGCTGGTGGACCAGGGCACGGCGGACAAGTTCCTCCATGAGCAGCTGAGGCCGGAGTTGCTGCGCGAGGCCTGCGACGCCGTGGGCCAGCCCCTCAACCTGCGTATTCATGAGGGCTACGACCACGGCTACTACTTTGTGCCCACGTTCATGGAGGACCACCTGTGCCACCATGCGGTGGCGCGGAACGCGTAGCGCTAACGCAGCGCCAGGACGCTTGTCGCGACCTGAGCCAGGGCCAGTAACGCCACCGCCCACCAGAGGAGCCGTTCACGCCGTGTGATGTGGGCGGCCCTCGCTTCAAGGGCCTGTCGCGCCCCGCACTCCTCGATGGCCTGCTGCTCCCCCTCGGTCCGTAGCTGCTGGAGCGCGTCCTGCCCACGACGCTCACTCGCTTCAATCAGTCCCTGCAGGGCCGTACGCGCCGCATGGAGTTCCTCGGGCATCTTCCTCTCCAGAAGCTCCAGCCGCTGAACCTCGGCCGCGACGCGTACCTCGAGGTCCCGCAGGGCCTCCTGGTGGTGAGACCAGGCTTCGTCCAGCGCCGCAACCCGGGTCGAGCACAACTCAATGCTCCGCCGGCTCTCGGTCGCGTCCTGCTCCAGCCGTGCCACTGAGAGCTTCAGCGTTGAGAGCTGCTGCTTCGACCTTTCCAGCTCGGTGGACAGAAGACCGGTCCGTTCCGACAGCTGCTGGAACAGCCCTTGAGCCTGCTGCTCGATGAGCGCCCGCAACTCACGCTCCACCTCCTCTCCAAGGCGGGCGGTGCGGTCCAGTCCCTGAGCCATCCCCTCATATGGGGCCGAAGACTTCACGAAAAATGGGTTGTTCGCCCAGGATCTGAGCGAACCGCTCCAGCAATGGCATCAACTGCTCCTCAGGCATCATCGGGATGGCCTGGTAATATTCACATCCCTGTCGGAAGAGCGAGTAGGTGCGCGTCTTCACCGCATTGCACTTGAGGTAGCGCTCCATTCCCAGGCTTTCTCCCGCTGCGCCCAGCAGGGTCAACAGTCCACACGCGAGCGCGCTCACCAGCAACAGCCTGTCCCTCCTCTCGGGTGAGCTCACCCTCACCCACGACAGACCCATCCCGAAGCGCAAATCCTTCACGTCCCGGAACGTCTCCTCCGTACGAAACCTCTTGCCGTACAGCCCCACCACGAAAGCCGCCGTGGCCTCCTTCAGGCTCGTCGCCAGGCACCACGCATCCTCCATCCCCTTCTTCTTCACGCACACCACCGCCGGCACCGGCGCCTCGTCGTGTGTCAGGCGGGCCCCTACCAGGCGCAATGCCCTTCCTGTTTCGGGCACCCACTCCCCCGCGCTCTTCTTCTCCCCATGCTCGTCCATGACTTGAATGCACTGGAGGAAGCGCACCACGTAGTCGAACTTCAACTGCACCAGCAGGGCATAGAACTTCTGGTCTCCGAATCCCCGGTCTGCCAGTACGATGACACCCACCCCCTCGGGCACCACCTCGCGCAATCTCTGCAGCACGAAGTCCTCCGTCTCGTTGCGCATCCCCTCCAGCGCGGCCTTCTCCAACGTGTGCCACACCAGCGGCGTGGTACGCCCATGGCTCGCTACCAGTGAGGCCACCAGCGTCGTCTGTCCATCGGCGTCGAAGTCCGTCCAGTCCAGGGCAACCACGGCCTTGTCGCGCTGCCCCAACACGTACGGCACCCAGAGGGCGAACAACTCCCAGACGTTGATTCCCTGGTTGGACAACATCCGGTCCACCTGCTTCACCCCGTGCTTGCCGCGTGTCCCTCGCGCCCAGGCCAGCGCCTTTGCAATGGTGTGTATCCCCAGGCCGGCCGCGTGGATTACACCGAGCACCGCATGGGAGAGGGAGAGGATTCGTTTGGCGTGCAGGTCTTTCTCGAAGAGGGACTCCAGGAACGAATGCACCTGCTGCTCATTCAGGCGAGGCTTGCGCATGACTGCGGAGGTAATCATCGCGAGCCTACTTCACGCACCACTCAGCTTGCGAAGCGCTCCCTTGCCCCCCTTCTTAAATGAGGGGATGGCTCAGCACTCACCCAACTCTTCGAGCACGCCCAGAACGCACTCATACCAGACGTGCTTCTTCTGTCACACGAATGAATCATAAACTACGATCATGTCACTCTTGAGGCCACTGCTCGCTCATTCCTTCGCTCACCACAACTGGGAACGGCGTGGTTGTCCCAGAGTAGTTCTCCCTCACTCGTTGCCCCCTTCCTTGGAATCCGTCCAGAGCGTGATCTCAAGAAACACATTATTGCCCAACGCCGGCAAAGGCTCACTAGAAGAAGACGACGGCATCACTTGGATGCGGAGGTACTTCCCGTTGACCACGCCATTAGAATTCGCTTCGAAGTGCTCTCGACTGAGGTCGGCTAAGCACTCAGTTAGGCGCGGTTCCAAAGATTGACCGCCCGCAGCGCTTTCGATCTCTTTTCGTATCCACTCTCGGAAGGCATCGGACAGAACAATCATGGGGCCCTTGTTAACCTCGGAGTACGTCATGAGAGCCGCCAAAAAGCTTTCATCCGGCGTGCGCCTGTCCTTCACCTCCTTGGGTCGACGCCAACGAATCGTAGCACTCAGAGGCACGGCAGGTGGAGGATTAATCTGGGTGCCGACGCGACCAAGTGACCGAAGTGCTTCCTCTTTCACTTCTTGGGCGAACACTTCATTCATCAACTGCACCCGCTTGAAAACTTCGCTCTCAAGGTATTCTACAGATTTGGTAAACGCCGCCTTCGTATTCCACTCAATGAGCGAATACATTTCTTTATCACCTTGAGCATTGGGATGGACCCGCAGATGGCAGAGCGCGCCCCCTCTCCCTGCCTTCCCATACAACCGCTGCGTGGCATGGACTTTCACGTCGTTGAATGGACTCGCCTTGCCCGGTACGCACAGCACCTCCAGACTGGGCTCGCATCGTGCCAAGTCACACGCAGGCGTGATGACCAGCAGGTACTGACTAGGGTCTGCCGCCAACATCAGCACCTCGCCAAAGCGCAACCGTTCCTCACGCCCCAACCCAGGACCGAACACCACCTCTGAAAAGAGGTCGAAGAGCACTTTGGACTGCGACAACTGGCCCGTAAAGCCAATCTGCTTACTGTCGATAGGCGTAGACTTCTGCTCATTACTCAAGCGCCGCGCCTTGGCAGCAACAAACTCAGAGAACAGCCAGGTGAGATATTCACCTAGTGTCTCACCTTCAGCCTCCAACCGGGCAAGATTGAGCAACACCAAGTCGTGAGTCTCCAGGACCTCTGTCATCTCGACCAAGGTGCCAGCCGCATCACTGATCGACTTCGCGAGGTTCTCGATGATCGCGACCAGCGATTTGTTCGCTTCGAAGGATTGAAGTTTGCGATCAAGTCTAGCCTTGACGAATTCTTTTGTTATATCCTGCTTGCGCATCACTTCGAAGAAAGCGCTTTGCTTGCGAACCATCGCACGAACGCGCTGCTGGGTATCGATGTTAGCCCTCGATGACATGAAGAACAACAACTGAGGCCGCCTCAGCAGTTCGGCATTGTCTTTGATGCGATCCAGCGCTGCTTGAAGTTGCTCTTCCTTGCCGAGGAAGAAGTCAACAAATGCGAGATCGGCTGTACTCAAAGCCTCGCTAGCCTCTTCAAGACTCGCATATGCACTAACATTGGACTCACCTAACTCCTCGGATAGCAGTCCGCGCACCATGGAAGCTTTATTTACATCTGCCTTCCGATTCAACTCCTCCGTCTCAAACAACATATCGAGTCCGACGTCCCTCAACTCTCCAGAGTTGAGGCGCTTCCAGAGATCTCGGAGGTGCTCAGAAGAGGAAGTCAGTTCCTCTAAAAGCCTTCCGATATCCTTGATTCCAAGATGACTAAAGGCGGCGAGAAGGCTTTCGGGCGCACCTGGCGTCGCAAGGACATAATCGGTCCAGCGGTCCTTGTCCTCCGAACGGACTGTTCCTGACGGAGGTGGCCCAAACGCATCATCGATCACCACTGCGGTCTTGTACTTCCACGACATGCTGCCCCCTCGCCTTAAGCGGCGTCCACGCCGAACTTCAGGATGAAAACCCGGTGCAAGCCGTCGGCGTCTGGCGGTCCTAGCGATAGCGACGCTTTGTTCTCCTGTGCAAGGCGTCGCGCAATGTATAGGCCCAGACCACGCCCAGCCTGCGGTGGCTTGGTCGTGAAGAACTGCTCGAAGATCTGCTCAGAGCGCTGCTTCGGAATTCCTGGACCGTTGTCCCTGAAACGAATCTCCCGTCGACGGCGATCCAACGTAATCGTAATCTGCCCCGGTTCGCTCGGATTCAGCTGATTAGAAATCCAATAGAAGGAGTTATTGAGCAAGTTGTCGAGGATCTGCAGGATCTGGCCTTTCTCGAACGTCTCGCGAAAGGAACCCTTTCCGCCTTCGTCAACCACTTTGACCTCGATCTGCTCTCGCGCCGCGCGATTGGCATGGAACTCAACTAGCAGACTCACGACCTCATTGACGTCGTTTTCACGGCGCTGCTGCCGCCCTGGAATGCTGAGTTCGTCGAGGATACGGACCCGGCGATCAAGGGTTTTCAGCTGGGCCTCGATCACCTGCGGGGAAAACTTCTTTGCCGCGACAGCCTGCAAGGTGTCGTGCGTGACCCGTGCTAGTTCATGAGCAATGAACTCCAGCATCAAGCCAACGCCCGCCAGATGCATGAACCGATCAAGGTCTTCCTCGAAGTTCTCGATCCGAAGTTTGGCGCGTTCCCACGCCTCGCTGACCTCCTCGAGATGCTCCATCACCTTGCCGACGCTGTCACTCTCCTGGGGCACGCGCGCTCGGATGGCTTTCAGGCTTTTGATCGCACCGTCCTTGGAAGTGGAGATTCGATTCTCGACATCCGTCACCACTTCATCAAGGGGCGGCTCCTTCTTGCGTTCCACATCCTCAAGAAAAGCCTTGCAGAATCCCAAAATCACGTAGCGCAAGAGTCGGCGCAGTGCTTCCTTCTCGTAGGAGTTGCGGAATCCCTCCCGGTTCGTTTGGTCCTGCAACTTCGGGTTGGCAATGGAGGAGATGCGGAGATAGCCCACCATCTGCGCCCGATTGAGTTTATACGCACTGGACGAAAGGGCCTTGCGGTCCAAATCAAGCCAGTCGTCGGAGCGCTCTCCGTACGGGTAGACCCGGTAACCATCGCGGTACACCAAAAAGCCGCCACCCCAGTCGTTCAAGAAACCCTTCACTGCATTCTCGTAGAGCGGAGGGTTGTCACGCATCAGACGGCCGCGGTTGAACCAGTAGAACTTCATCTCCCACGGACCTAAGCTTTCCAACGCTTTGGCGACAAACTCCGCATCGACAAGCAGATCTTTCTTCTTGGCTTTTTTTCGAGAAGGCTCTTCTCTCACGCACGCGCGGAGATGATCACCTTCTAGTGTATCCGTGTTTTGACTACTCAGCCTTCGGTAGTCCACGAACATGCGCAGGACCGGCTGATCTTTGTCGTTGTACTCTAGACGAGCTTCGCAGACGGCATCAGCATGGTTGAGCGGTTCTCGGTCAAAACTGGGGACTTTAACTTCTTTCCCTTGGAACTGCACACGCATGAACTTGTTCGCCCGGAAGTCCGTATAGACGTCCTTCATTTTGGCTAGGTCTGCTCTAACAATGCTGGAAATCTTTTCCGGAGACCAGTCTGCCTGTAGGTCATGAATGTAGATCCAGGTTCCGGACGAACCGATCTCGGTTGATTCGCAAGGTTCTTTCACTGCTTTAAATACCAGCGAAGATGCTTCGGCTTGGATGTCCGCGAATGCTTCACGCCAATCAAGAAGAAGGATGTTCCAGTTCTGCTCGCCGGTCTTCTTGGTTTTCACCCTGATGTAGTGGCCAAGCCGCATCGCCGCAAGGCGACCAATGCCTTTCTCACCAAGCGGGATGCCGGCAATGGCTTTGTCATAGCGGAAGTGAAGCCGCGATACCGTCCGGGTCATCAGCTCCACAAATTGAGTTTTCTCGGCCCTCCGTACCGGAGTACCGACCGTCATGTAGTTCTGCTCCAACTCCTCCATCCCCATCCCTGAGCCAGAATCCTTGACCAAGATGCAGCTACTAAAGACATAAGCATCGTGCAGGCGTTTTTGGGTCTCCTGCCGCGATGACGGAACGCCGTATTTCTCGAAGAATCTTTGTTGTACCTCGGGGGTACCCCCGGCTTCTTCAACGTGGTTGCGCACGCCTTCATGGAAGACTTTAAGGTCGACACCACTGTCCAGTGCCCCCATCAACTGATCGTAGGCGGAGTAAGGCAGCGCAACATCTACGTGGATGTCCACGGTCTTGGATTTCGCATCCAGCGAGTTCTTGACCAGTTCGTAGATGGCCACTGAATCCGAGCTGATGAGTTCAGCCCCCAGCTCCACCAGAACACGCGCATTGAATTTGAAACCGATGCTGTTGGCCACCTAGTCACTCCTCTCGTGCGGTTACCGCCCACCGCTGAAGCCGTTCATGAACAGCACAAGCACAGCGGACTTGCGGACTTCGCAGCTGTGCTCCTGATCGACCAGAGTCTACTTTCCCATTTTCCCCTTGTTCTTCGTGCCGCGAGTCACAAGAACCCTGCGGCAGTGCGGAGCCGTGCTGGGCATCATGCGGCGGGAGCGGCATGAGCACGGCAAAATCCGACCTCCGCAGGGTGTCTTGCAGTCCAGACTGACGCGAGGCTACTACCTCGGCCATCCTAGAGCTGGCAGATCAAGCAGGCACGGTCATCGTCGTCCTCCTCCTCTGCGCCTCCAAGTACTTGGAGTAGAGTTGCTCCCTTCGGAGTCCGACGAGCCTTCTTCCGCTCCCAATCTTGCTTGATCGCCGCCATGCGTTCCGGCCGCTCGAGTTCCGTCAGAGACTCGTTCCCGCTCCAATAGAACGGGTTGTACTTGTCATCGTTCGCCTGCTCATAACGTTTGGCTTGCTCAAACAGCGCGGGGTACTTCTCCTTCAAGCGTACCCACTCAATCTTCTGTTGATAGAAACAGAAATAGCACCCTGAGCGGGTACGGCCCCATTCTGTATACTTGGGCAGCCCCAACCCTGAGTCCTCGAGGATTCTCTGGATATCGGCGTAGACAAGTCCGTCTTCACGAAATGGGTACACCGGGGTGATGTTCGACTTATGGCTGATGTACCCTTCACGTTCTTCATCGGCACGCAAACCGATGTAATTCAGTACCGTGTCGGAGCCGACATACGCCTCGAAAGGCTTCAACTTCAACTGGCGAGTACACCAGCGGCGATTGTTCGAAGGAATCATCTTCCCATAGATACGCCACCAGTGCTCAAAGCCACGCTCCGCGGTCGTCTTGACGATCGGTTTACCAAGATATGCCTCAAGGCGCTCAAGATAGGCGTAGGTTTCCGGCAACTCCATCTGCGAGTCGTGGAAGATGTACTCCATCTCGGGAACTCGATCGCGCATATACACCGCGAGCGCGGCACTGTCCTTGCCGCCCGATAGACTCAATATGTGACGTACGGGTTTGCTCATGATACCTCGTCGTGCGATTCGCGCTCATTACGGGCGAGTTCTCTCATGAGCACCCGGGTGGCAGCCACAATACCTATCCGCCCACTGAATTGCCGAAGCACCGGCGCGAGCTTTGCCTCAGCGGTTCGTACCAGTTCCTCCTCGTTGGGACTGACTTGCAGCACACGATCGAGTTCGACACCGTCCGGCTTGGTGATTGCCACGCGCAGCAGCGCCGCCGATGTCGGCTTCCCAGAAGGAAAATGCATCGCCTGGATGCGGCGGAATCGACGCGCAAGGTTCACGATCTGCTCACCGAATTGGTCGACGTCCACATCGACCCACTTTGCGGGTGGCTTCTCGCACACAAAACTGGCCACTGACTCAAGCCACTCGTTGTCGCCCAGCTTCGTATCCACAAGACGTAGACACAGTGCTCTGAGTTTCGGCTCGCCTATTGAACCCACGACGGGCTCGACCAGCGTGCGCAGCCCATTCCTGGTATCAGCACCACACTCGAAAGCTTCCGCCAGGGTATCTCGAATTCGCGCCAGTAGCTCACTGTATGCCAGCTTGAGTTCGTCGTGCGCTCTCTTCAGAGAAGAAACAAACTCGCTCGCTCGCTCGCGTGTAGGGCCACGACCAGTCGAACTGAATGGCTCGACTCCGCACGCACGTGGCAGATCCGTGAAAAGAAGAGGTGCCGGTTCCTTAGCTGATGTGAGAGCGGTGCGAACCGCACGCGCTGTGGCGCTCAAGCGTTGGGTCTTCTGCGTGTATAGCGGAAGACCCGCAGCAAACACGCAGAGCGGCCTCACTACATCCAAGATGTCGGGCTTACTGGTGCTTGGGACGTTGTCCGGCAGAAGGACGCGCACCAAGTGTTCGAACAGCGTCGCTCGGACCCCAGCGACCTTGCAGTACTGGATCTCGAAGGTTTCTGGCGCCTTTGCAAGCCGATGCATTTCGGCCCCGGTCATTTGACGCAGGAAGATGCCGTTCTCGTAGAACGCGAGCTCGTTCTCATGAAGCTGCGCCATCACGGCTAGGAGCAAAAGTCCTACCCCATCGCGAATCCCATAGGGTGGGCGGTACATCTCGTCCAAAAGCTGGGTCACGGGCACCCGAGCATCCTGCTGCTCTCTGAGGACTTCAAGCATCCGCGCAAGCACCGGACGAAGCTTGCAAGGATCGGTCGGCGGCGGCTCAACAAACTTGTACACACCGCTCACCTTCCTGTGAAGGCCGCCCGCATCCAGGACCGACAAATACATCGACATCTCGGGAGGCGCCTTATCCGCATCCATGCCAAGATATGGCTCGGACACTGCCGACGAAAAGGCTCGCTCGATCAGTCGCATTCTTGCTGCTGCTGCCGCCGAACTCAATTGTCGGCGATTAATCAATTCGTTCTTGATCTCCGGTGCTCGATTGAAGACTTCGTCGCATATCACGGAAATACGAGCAAGCAGGTCCCGGGCGCCATCAATGGCAGTTGCGCTTCCCTGGAAGAACCATTGAAGTTCGGTTCGGCCAGCG
This DNA window, taken from Cystobacter ferrugineus, encodes the following:
- a CDS encoding alpha/beta hydrolase-fold protein translates to MPSTSELGLRRSNPPPQSSQGRRKQRLPTLLVDQGTADKFLHEQLRPELLREACDAVGQPLNLRIHEGYDHGYYFVPTFMEDHLCHHAVARNA
- a CDS encoding sensor histidine kinase, giving the protein MANSIGFKFNARVLVELGAELISSDSVAIYELVKNSLDAKSKTVDIHVDVALPYSAYDQLMGALDSGVDLKVFHEGVRNHVEEAGGTPEVQQRFFEKYGVPSSRQETQKRLHDAYVFSSCILVKDSGSGMGMEELEQNYMTVGTPVRRAEKTQFVELMTRTVSRLHFRYDKAIAGIPLGEKGIGRLAAMRLGHYIRVKTKKTGEQNWNILLLDWREAFADIQAEASSLVFKAVKEPCESTEIGSSGTWIYIHDLQADWSPEKISSIVRADLAKMKDVYTDFRANKFMRVQFQGKEVKVPSFDREPLNHADAVCEARLEYNDKDQPVLRMFVDYRRLSSQNTDTLEGDHLRACVREEPSRKKAKKKDLLVDAEFVAKALESLGPWEMKFYWFNRGRLMRDNPPLYENAVKGFLNDWGGGFLVYRDGYRVYPYGERSDDWLDLDRKALSSSAYKLNRAQMVGYLRISSIANPKLQDQTNREGFRNSYEKEALRRLLRYVILGFCKAFLEDVERKKEPPLDEVVTDVENRISTSKDGAIKSLKAIRARVPQESDSVGKVMEHLEEVSEAWERAKLRIENFEEDLDRFMHLAGVGLMLEFIAHELARVTHDTLQAVAAKKFSPQVIEAQLKTLDRRVRILDELSIPGRQQRRENDVNEVVSLLVEFHANRAAREQIEVKVVDEGGKGSFRETFEKGQILQILDNLLNNSFYWISNQLNPSEPGQITITLDRRRREIRFRDNGPGIPKQRSEQIFEQFFTTKPPQAGRGLGLYIARRLAQENKASLSLGPPDADGLHRVFILKFGVDAA
- a CDS encoding response regulator, giving the protein MNILVVDDDVELCTLLSRFLEKHGYTVYSASDALQALDILERHDVGLIISDYRMPHMDGIQFTGMLKADPRHQGTSVILMTGNADGNVQDKGLRKGVAMTLEKPLDFNQLLNLVRFAE
- a CDS encoding IS4 family transposase, translating into MRKPRLNEQQVHSFLESLFEKDLHAKRILSLSHAVLGVIHAAGLGIHTIAKALAWARGTRGKHGVKQVDRMLSNQGINVWELFALWVPYVLGQRDKAVVALDWTDFDADGQTTLVASLVASHGRTTPLVWHTLEKAALEGMRNETEDFVLQRLREVVPEGVGVIVLADRGFGDQKFYALLVQLKFDYVVRFLQCIQVMDEHGEKKSAGEWVPETGRALRLVGARLTHDEAPVPAVVCVKKKGMEDAWCLATSLKEATAAFVVGLYGKRFRTEETFRDVKDLRFGMGLSWVRVSSPERRDRLLLVSALACGLLTLLGAAGESLGMERYLKCNAVKTRTYSLFRQGCEYYQAIPMMPEEQLMPLLERFAQILGEQPIFREVFGPI
- the groL gene encoding chaperonin GroEL (60 kDa chaperone family; promotes refolding of misfolded polypeptides especially under stressful conditions; forms two stacked rings of heptamers to form a barrel-shaped 14mer; ends can be capped by GroES; misfolded proteins enter the barrel where they are refolded when GroES binds), producing the protein MAAKEIFFHQSAREAILRGVRILSDAVAVTLGPKGRNVVIEKSFGSPTVTKDGVTVAKEIDLENKFENMGAQMVKEVASKTSDKAGDGTTTATVLARAIYEEGLKLVAAGHSPMDLKRGIDKAVEVVVAELKKLSKSTADKKAIAQVGTISANGDETIGNIIADAMEKVGKEGVITVEEAKGLETTLDVVEGMQFDRGYLSPYFVTNRERMETVLDDAYILISEKKVSSMQDMIPILEQVARSGKPLLIIAEDVEGEALATLVVNKIRGVLNVAAVKAPGFGDRRKELLKDIATLTGGTVVSEELGHKYDALSLNDLGRAKRITIDKDNTTIVDGAGKREEIEGRIKLIRSQTETTTSDYDREKLQERLAKLAGGVAVIHVGAATETEMKEKKARVEDALHATRAAVEEGIVPGGGVAYLRTLAALEKLKLGGEQDFGVDIIKKALQEPLRKIASNAGLEGAVIINKVREGQGAFGYNARTDVFEDLEKAGVIDPTKVERTALQNAASVASLLLTTEAMVAERTKKKAKGAGAGGAPDYGGDDMDY
- a CDS encoding metallopeptidase family protein, with product MSPSMGKRTSKRAPADWEARLEGVAAAFDRGAHQEALAGADALLAEDDSLAEALHWRAAALTELGRLDEALETYSRAVKVAPDDLELLLSATECLVGRVGDDREAVEDGLALCARGRKLAQRAGDVELLFEFLLWEGIGLNQVGECARALTSLEAALGHVPRSVEARLERAIALFELCRFGEAEAALEELLGDAPDEPWAHHYLGLLAERRGDGKAALGHFTRARALAPEEFPPPVELGEEAFDKAVEDAVKALPGHVKEYLDNVTLAVEEIPKDEDLMGESPPLSPCILGVFRGTPVGERHSILGTFDPYPASIVLYQKNLERFAKTREELIEQIGITVMHEVGHLMGLDEEDLWQRGLD